The DNA window TCAAAGATATCTTCCAGACAATTCAATCAACAAGTCACAAAATCATGCACCACTCTACTGAATTCCGTGTCTACTTTAACGATCTCCCAACGAACGATTTCAATTCAATCTTCAAAGCTTTGCCTGAGTTTCAAAAGTTGCTCAATCAAGATAGGAAAAATGATTCTCCTTCCATTTTCATGGGAGGTTACCCTGGTTCATTTTATGGAAGATTGTTCCCTAATAGTTATTTGCACTTTGTTCATTCTTCCCATTGTTTACACTGGCTTTCAAGGGTAATAAATTCATAATATTCATTCAAATTTTTGTCTTTCAATTCTTTGAACCACCAATTTTTCGGAACGGTGTTTCAGTGTTTTCCGGTTTATATTATTTAGGTTCCTCCAGGAATTTTCGACGAGGAGAAAAGGTCTTTGAACAAAGGTTGTGTTTACATTTGTGATAAGAGTCCTCAAGTGGTTTCTGAAGCGTATTACAAGCAGTTTCAGGAAGATTTTTCGTTGTTCCTTGAATCAAGGTCTGAAGAATTGGTTGTCGGTGGAAAAATGGTGTTGACGTTTTTGGGAAGAAAGGGACCTCAGCATGTTGACAGAGGCAATTCATTCCTTTGGGAGATTCTTACTCGTGCTTTTACTATTCTAGTCTCACAGGTACATTGTTTCAAGTCATATTGcaattatatttctatttttggaAATTTCTTAATTAGGATAAAGTTAATCGTAGATTAAAACATATTCAAAATataaactatttaaaaaataattatatataatgtTCATAAATCTTAGCTCAACTATAAAAATCAATTGAAAAAATCAATTGAAAAAATCAATATTGTTAAGTTTGACTATATCTCCAAAATTCGAATCTATGAATTTCTAGCTGTTATTATCGTATCGTCTGccgacataaaaaaaatatatataataaaattttaatgcaAAATTAGTGTCTATCAATAAGATTGAGTAAATTTAGTAACATTGAATGGTCTCTGGTCCCTCAAACCCCAACTTGGACGACTTAGATTTTTGGCACTTTCCTTCAATCATTAATTGATGGCAATTTTTTGGGGTCAAGACTTGATTGCAATTTCTATCACAATAGATGAAAGTAACATCTTACCGATTCAAAGTTAGTAGTTTGAAATGGAAAAGCTTATTTTGCTAGGATTTTGATTCATGAACATTAATCATTAAGTTGTAGCTTTTCAACATAGGCTCTCGAGTTCATTTTAAAAGGAGAATTGTAGGGTGCACCATTCTCCACTATGGATAAAACCTTACCATACAAATTGCATTTTACTAGTTACTTGTGGATATTGCACATTTATATTAACAAGAGACATACTATCGAGGACGTGTAAGACGGGTTACACATAGAGCCTCACATTTATTAAGATTAAATTatagttaaataaaattttataaaatatttatcaaattaaatcatgattaaatAGAACCTTTATTTATT is part of the Vicia villosa cultivar HV-30 ecotype Madison, WI linkage group LG2, Vvil1.0, whole genome shotgun sequence genome and encodes:
- the LOC131651757 gene encoding probable methyltransferase TCM_000336: MDVEKVFHMTGGVGKTSYARNSSLQKKVSDKVKHILIEAVEALYIETTPKSIGIADLGCSSGPNTLSIIKDIFQTIQSTSHKIMHHSTEFRVYFNDLPTNDFNSIFKALPEFQKLLNQDRKNDSPSIFMGGYPGSFYGRLFPNSYLHFVHSSHCLHWLSRVPPGIFDEEKRSLNKGCVYICDKSPQVVSEAYYKQFQEDFSLFLESRSEELVVGGKMVLTFLGRKGPQHVDRGNSFLWEILTRAFTILVSQGEIEEKELDSYDVHFYAPSREEIEDEVRKEGSLKMEKLEMFEIDKEQGRESYGREFAKAVRAVQESIISNHFGERILDNLFEIFATLVDEEFAKEDIKPITFVLVLRKL